Proteins encoded together in one Macadamia integrifolia cultivar HAES 741 chromosome 8, SCU_Mint_v3, whole genome shotgun sequence window:
- the LOC122085946 gene encoding uncharacterized protein LOC122085946, which yields MAERRPNRSDVHLSEKEEMRIEDETRGYFDGLAPKRHSKPQRSEYSSQYADTIGNTSDVIPEFVKFQQLENDPQKLVYKGNDATEEYVETEYYKDLNCVDKQHHTTGTGFIGTENINGGSCFKIAPDTTCSACHSSSRGNPATNDWIPATGDKVTVRSDKPTRSDT from the exons ATGGCGGAAAGGAGGCCGAACAGGAGCGACGTTCATCtttcagagaaagaagagatgagAATCGAGGATGAAACGAGGGGTTACTTCGATGGATTGGCTCCGAAACGCCACTCCAAGCCCCAGCGCAGTGAGTATTCTTCTCAATACGCAGACACCATTGGTAACACCTCCGATGTCATTCCCGAATTCGTCAAATTTCAGCAGCTCGAGAACGATCCCCAG AAATTGGTTTACAAGGGGAATGATGCGACAGAGGAATATGTGGAGACGGAATACTACAAAGATCTCAACTGCGTGGACAAGCAACACCACACG ACTGGGACGGGATTCATTGGGACAGAGAACATCAATGGAGGAAGTTGCTTTAAGATAGCACCAGACACTACCTGCTCTGCTTGCCACTCTTCTAGCAGGGGAAACCCAGCAACCAACGATTGGATCCCTGCTACTGGCGATAAG GTGACTGTGAGGTCGGATAAGCCTACCAGGAGCGATACATGA
- the LOC122087378 gene encoding uncharacterized protein At2g39920: MEHADSAQSLLSRGGSEMESSFLESGLYITSLAATIFIAALFTVGLLFITLLIALAFMLQSCQSRSSGVIELLQTSDDYGYCKVFTLHAELNALEADEFPKVCKTLAIQYVKEGQYLRDLNLSMSVAESYLSSLAPENDGLDVVLIDLDDFFLSNPHNHQLHNRLGQHDMNEWAEEAKHLKHMLVLGLYKKLQTRRWSLILITRKPEEQRNAVQESLIVAGYGGWSSLIMRSDSEMQMASWEYFSRKREHLQNQSFRIRSVISSQLDALTGPCLGKRNFKLANPIYYRLKDQTREHPTAKIV; the protein is encoded by the exons ATGGAGCATGCTGACTCTGCCCAGAGTCTTTTAAGTAGGGGAGGTTCTG AAATGGAAAGCAGTTTTCTGGAGTCGGGTCTCTATATCACATCTTTAGCTGCTACAATTTTTATTGCTGCACTTTTCACAGTTGGGCTTTTATTCATTACATTGCTGATTGCATTAGCGTTCATGTTGCAATCCTGTCAAAGTAGGAGTTCTGGAGTTATTGAGCTTCTGCAAACAAGTGATGACTATGGTTATTGCAAGGTTTTTACTCTACATGCAGAGCTTAATGCATTGGAAGCTGATGAATTTCCAAAAGTTTGCAAGACACTTGCCATTCAGTATGTCAAAGAAGGTcaatatctaagagatttgaaCTTAAGCATGTCAGTGGCAGAGAGCTACTTGAGCAGTTTAGCACCAGAAAATGATGGTTTGGATGTTGTATTGATCGATTTGGACGATTTCTTTCTCTCAAATCCCCATAATCATCAACTGCACAACCG ACTTGGTCAGCATGACATGAATGAATGGGCTGAAGAGGCAAAGCATTTAAAGCACATGCTTGTTCTAGGATTGTACAAGAAGCTTCAAACACGACGTTGGTCTTTGATTCTTATCACCAGGAAACCTGAGGAACAGCGGAATGCTGTCCAAGAGAGTCTCATTGTTGCAGGATATGGGGGTTGGTCTTCCTTGATTATGAG ATCAGATAGTGAAATGCAAATGGCGAGCTGGGAATACTTCTCCAGGAAAAGGGAACATCTGCAAAACCAGAGCTTTCGTATCAGAAGTGTGATTAGCAGTCAGCTAGATGCTTTAACTGGACCATGCTTAGGAAAGCGTAATTTCAAGCTTGCAAACCCTATTTATTACAGGTTAAAGGATCAGACTCGAGAGCATCCAACGGCAAAGATAGTATAA